A stretch of Gasterosteus aculeatus chromosome 4, fGasAcu3.hap1.1, whole genome shotgun sequence DNA encodes these proteins:
- the LOC144406157 gene encoding uncharacterized protein LOC144406157, with translation MGEAMEAAMARLLQAQAQQVQSMAALQGTFDRLAENLTPRAPHASPTALLTKQTPGDDVEAFLEVFERTAEREGWPEDRWAHILAPFLTGDAQRAYQDLGTREATDYPTLKGAILAHYGHNLAGRAQRVHDWVYDPQGPVRSQVVRLGRLTRSWLVTGEGPAAIDRVVMDRCIRALPLDAKRWAAQNHPASVDELINLLENHRVSQQMTAGTCPAPRGLEGRAPIRPSATLLRPAPRTAPRPTPDRSEWRCFSCGQLGHIARQCPAGDVPMPSASTEEQHRPGRCLMTTCWTPPIPGAATVPVRVGNQDTSALIDSGSVVTLIRPEWAEGEEGPRIEVTCVHGDLKAYPTRWIQVCTPRGSFSIRAGLVPDLSVPMIIGRDCPIFERFWGLRPRGGHDRASQPRPIRRGRPRAACAAHAPSGSSDEGPPEEARPLPPSPSTAPGGSNRAGGRTPDTDTATEGSQIPRGGEGGSLTEFSEFPLVADGMGNRKGQFATAQKEDDTLKHAWARVLAHDGQPIDPVSALSYPFFVTKNSLLYRMCQKGGQTVEQLVVPRPYTSKVLYLAHSHLMGAHLGMDKTRERIETRFYWPGMKRAVVDYCAGCPECQLVAPRPSVRHPLIPLPIIEEPFERLAMDIVGPLPKTSRGHRYILVIIDYATRYPEALPLRAATAKAVGKELFLLFSRVGIAKEILTDQGTCFMSRVLKEMLRLLQVKQLRTSVYHPQTDGLVERFNQTLKRMLKKVMEADGKNWDQLLPYVLFGVREVPQASTGFSPFELLYGRRPRGLLDVAKEAWESQPSPHRTIIEHVDQMRTRMAQVWPVVREHLQQAQQAQARVYNRGAQVRAFQPGERVLVLVPSADCKFLAKWQGPYEVVTRVNEANYQSLPGPPAQPTPALTARIPLPNVPMGDHLSPSQLQDLREVVWQHLDVFSDLPGRTAVATHDIRTEPGVTVRVKPYRVPEARREAIRQEVSRMLQLGVIEESHSAWSSPVVLVPKPDGSYRFCNDFRRLNDASQFDAYPMPRVDELIDRLGTARFISTLDLTKGYWQVPLTTRAREKTAFATPEGLYQYTVLPFGVHGAPATFQRLMDKILRPHQGYAAAYIDDIVIHSDDWETHLSRLRAVLGALRGAGLTANPKKCRLGLEEASYLGYRIGRGNVRPQDAKVEAILSWPRPKTKRQVKSFLGLVGYYQRFIPRYATMAAPLHDLTRKRGPDKVKWNTEANGAFECLRQALCTKPVLVTPAFSLPFLVHTDASEVGLGAVLSQVRDGEEHPVMYISRKFLPNERAYSTVEKEALAIKWALDKLRYYLLGRSFTLVTDHAPLKWMAQAKDSNARVTRWFLTLQDYKFTVEHRPGKEHANADALSRRDVCMWAGRRGPGFLLGWGSCGNPRVQVPRSTNQHQGQVTKRGYAPPPPRETTSGTAAAHEADEVRRSSAGPSSGTEGPKPSKEEELTLAFFFLFVWTFRNKSNLFCATTRDSQQILFAHTRGLPQLFEREHFAEKRPFFYRNLVQ, from the exons ATGGGAGAAGCAATGGAGGCCGCGATGGCCAGGCTTCTCCAAGCCCAGGCGCAGCAGGTGCAGAGCATGGCAGCCCTTCAGGGGACATTCGACCGGCTGGCTGAGAACTTAACCCCAAGGGCCCCTCACGCGTCCCCAACAGCTCTACTCACAAAGCAGACCCCCGGAGACGATGTGGAGGCCTTCCTTGAGGTCTTCGAACGAACGGCAGAACGTGAAGGCTGGCCGGAAGACAGGTGGGCACACATTCTGGCGCCTTTTCTGACAGGGGACGCCCAGAGGGCGTACCAAGACCTCGGGACCAGGGAGGCTACAGACTACCCAACGCTGAAGGGGGCCATCCTGGCCCACTATGGGCACAATTTAGCCGGCCGCGCCCAGCGGGTCCACGATTGGGTGTACGACCCCCAGGGTCCCGTGCGGAGCCAGGTGGTGCGCCTGGGGAGGCTTACCCGTAGCTGGTTGGTGACCGGGGAGGGTCCAGCTGCCATCGACCGCGTCGTTATGGACCGCTGCATCCGGGCCCTGCCTCTCGACGCCAAGCGATGGGCAGCCCAGAACCACCCCGCGTCGGTGGACGAGCTGATTAACCTACTGGAGAACCATCGGGTCAGCCAGCAGATGACGGCGGGGACATGCCCTGCTCCCCGAGGCCTTGAGGGACGGGCTCCGATCCGGCCATCAGCAACCCTTCTTCGCCCGGCTCCGAGAACCGCTCCGCGCCCAACACCCGACAGGTCTGAGTGGAGATGTTTTTCGTGCGGCCAGTTAGGACATATTGCCCGGCAGTGCCCTGCGGGCGATGTGCCCATGCCCTCCGCCAGCACGGAGGAACAGCACCGCCCAGGGAGGTGCCTCATGACTACCTGTTGGACCCCCCCAATACCCGGCGCCGCAACTGTGCCGGTTCGGGTCGGGAACCAGGACACCTCAGCCCTGATAGATTCGGGTAGTGTGGTTACCCTGATCCGCCCTGAGTGggcggaaggagaagaggggccACGCATCGAGGTGACCTGCGTCCATGGGGACCTCAAGGCATATCCAACGAGATGGATCCAGGTGTGTACCCCCCGGGGATCTTTTTCCATACGGGCTGGGCTGGTTCCCGACCTCTCGGTCCCCATGATCATTGGACGCGACTGCCCCATTTTTGAGAGATTTTGGGGTCTGCGACCGAGGGGAGGGCACGATAGGGCCTCCCAGCCAAGACCCATCCGACGCGGGAGACCCAGGGCTGCCTGTGCGGCCCACGCTCCGTCCGGTTCGTCCGACGAGGGCCCCCCGGAAGAGGCAAGACCCCTTCCCCCCTCGCCTTCGACTGCACCAGGAGGCTCCAACCGGGCGGGGGGCCGAACCCCCGATACGGACACCGCTACGGAGGGATCCCAAATccccagagggggggagggcgggagccTTACGGAGTTCTCAGAATTCCCCTTAGTCGCGGACGGGATGGGGAACAGAAAGGGCCAGTTTGCTACAGCCCAGAAAGAAGACGACACCCTGAAACACGCCTGGGCTCGGGTGCTCGCCCACGACGGACAGCCCATCGACCCGGTGAGTGCCTTGTCTTACCCcttctttgttacaaaaaatTCATTGCTGTATAGGATGTGCCAGAAAGGAGGGCAGACAGTCGAACAGTTAGTAGTCCCTCGCCCCTACACCAGTAAGGTATTGTATCTGGCCCACTCCCACCTTATGGGCGCTCACCTAGGGATGGATAAGACACGGGAGAGGATAGAAACCCGGTTTTACTGGCCCGGCATGAAAAGGGCAGTCGTGGATTATTGCGCCGGCTGCCCAGAGTGCCAACTAGTGGCCCCCCGGCCCTCAGTGAGGCACCCGCTAATCCCCCTGCCAATTATCGAAGAACCATTCGAGCGACTTGCCATGGACATTGTAGGTCCACTGCCCAAAACTAGTAGGGGTCATCGATACATCCTAGTGATCATAGACTATGCAACCAGATACCCGGAAGCTCTACCACTGCGAGCTGCCACCGCCAAAGCGGTGGGTAAAGAATTGTTCTTATTGTTCAGTAGGGTAGGAATAGCAAAGGAAATCCTCACTGACCAGGGCACTTGTTTCATGTCaagggttttaaaagaaatgttaagacTGCTACAGGTGAAGCAACTACGAACATCAGTTTATCACCCCCAAACGGACGGCCTGGTAGAACGGTTCAACCAGACGCTAAAACGGATGCTTAAGAAGGTAATGGAGGCCGATGGGAAGAACTGGGACCAATTGCTACCCTACGTTCTGTTTGGGGTAAGAGAAGTGCCTCAGGCGTCCACAGGGTTCTCCCCGTTCGAGCTGCTGTACGGGAGAAGACCCCGCGGACTTTTAGACGTCGCTAAGGAAGCCTGGGAGAGTCAGCCTTCACCCCATCGCACCATCATCGAGCACGTGGACCAAATGAGGACCCGGATGGCCCAAGTCTGGCCAGTAGTGAGGGAACACCTGCAACAGGCACAGCAGGCCCAAGCCAGAGTGTACAATCGGGGTGCCCAGGTACGTGCCTTCCAACCAGGAGAACgtgttcttgtgttggtccccaGCGCAGACTGCAAGttcctggctaagtggcaggGACCCTATGAGGTGGTGACACGGGTCAATGAAGCCAACTATCAG AGTCTTCCAGGACCGCCGGCGCAACCCACCCCGGCCCTTACCGCTCGGATCCCGTTACCGAATGTGCCCATGGGAGACCATCTCAGCCCGAGTCAGCTGCAAGACCTACGTGAGGTAGTGTGGCAGCACCTGGATGTCTTCTCCGACCTGCCGGGCAGGACCGCCGTGGCCACCCATGACATAAGGACCGAGCCAGGAGTAACGGTTCGGGTGAAGCCGTATCGTGTCCCCGAGGCGAGGAGAgaggccatcaggcaggagGTGAGTAGAATGCTCCAGCTGGGGGTCATTGAGGAGTCCCACAGTGCCTGGTCCAGCCCAGTGGTACTGGTGCCCAAGCCAGATGGCTCTTACCGTTTTTGCAATGACTTTCGTAGACTCAATGACGCCTCCCAGTTCGATGCCTATCCTATGCCCAGGGTGGATGAACTGATAGACCGGCTGGGAACGGCCCGTTTCATCTCCACCTTGGACCTCACCAAAGGCTACTGGCAGGTGCCGCTGACAACTCGGGCCAGAGAGAAGACGGCCTTCGCCACCCCCGAAGGCCTATATCAGTACACCGTGTTGCCCTTTGGTGTCCATGGAGCCCCCGCCACATTCCAGCGGTTAATGGACAAGATTCTCCGGCCGCACCAAGGGTATGCCGCAGCCTATATCGATGACATTGTAATTCACAGCGACGACTGGGAGACTCACCTGAGCCGACTGAGAGCTGTTCTGGGGGCCCTTCGCGGGGCAGGCCTCACGGCAAACCCAAAGAAGTGCCGGCTGGGCCTAGAGGAAGCTTCTTACCTGGGCTACCGCATAGGACGGGGCAACGTGCGACCCCAGGATGCCAAGGTAGAGGCCATTCTCAGCTGGCCAAGACCCAAGACCAAGCGCCAGGTCAAATCATTCCTAGGTTTGGTGGGGTATTACCAGAGGTTCATTCCCCGCTACGCAACTATGGCAGCCCCCTTGCATGACCTGACGAGAAAACGGGGGCCGGACAAAGTCAAATGGAACACCGAAGCTAACGGGGCCTTTGAGTGCCTACGACAGGCTTTGTGCACCAAACCGGTGCTAGTAACgcctgccttctctctcccattccTAGTCCACACAGATGCGTCGGAAGTGGGACTGGGCGCAGTACTATCTCAGGTacgagacggagaggagcaccCGGTGATGTATATCAGCCGAAAGTTTCTGCCAAACGAACGCGCTTACTCtactgtggagaaggaggcgctcGCCATAAAATGGGCACTGGACAAGcttcgctactacctcctggggcgGAGTTTCACCCTGGTGACCGACCATGCCCCCCTGAAATGGATGGCGCAGGCAAAGGACTCCAACGCCAGGGTCACCCGCTGGTTCCTGACCCTCCAGGACTATAAATTCACGGTGGAGCACCGACCAGGGAAGGAACATGCTAACGCGGATGCACTGTCCCGGCGGGACGTTTGTATGTGGGCGGGACGGCGGGGTCCCGGCTTTCTGCTGGGGTGGGGGagttgtggcaacccacgggtgcaggtccctaggagcaccaatcagcaccaaggtcaggtgactaaaaggggatacgccccgccccccccccgggagacaacgagcggcacagctgcggctcatgaggctgatgaag tgaggagatcgagtgctggaccgtcgagcgggaccgaaggacccaaaccctccaaagaggaagaacttactttggcttttttttttctttttgtttggacgtttagaaataaatcaaaccttttttgtgcaaccactcgtgactcccagcagattctttttgcccacacccgtggattgccaca GCTCTTTGAGCGCGAGCACTTCGCAGAGAAGCGACCGTTCTTCTACCGGAATCTGGTCCAGTAA